From a region of the Streptomyces tirandamycinicus genome:
- a CDS encoding condensation domain-containing protein, with translation MSITAAPPEAQDAQRIPLSYNQEFLLAFDKGETDGAFGHRHTLVCGWRVTGEIDLDALQGALDDVVARHEVLRTAVLSDDEGGHQAVRPPSPVALEVRDLGAEGEAPREVRAEEFLNELDARPFDVRELPHLRAAVGRFDQADAVLVLATHHTSTDAWSLQVVMRDLAAAYAARVEDRPAGAAEAAQYREFARWQQDTAGSGRVESARAYWRERLAGAEITGITSDRPRDENLASAYGVHRFVFDAELSSAVLEFAKTTRSTPFMVMAAAYSALLRERTGTADVVFPTFSSGRYDERFTESVGPFFNFVPIRIDTTGCASLGEVLERARTACVGAYQHEIPFARIAEDSPALLAPFADGFLAVVAFEVLQTAFPMEGSRSGGLEFTEIRARHLSQQVSSAIPDGGLWAMDVLPSGELAGSLKFDHNRFDESTAVELVARFRELLRTLADAPHTPLS, from the coding sequence GTGAGCATCACCGCCGCGCCGCCGGAGGCGCAGGACGCCCAGCGGATTCCGCTCTCGTACAACCAGGAGTTCCTGCTCGCCTTCGACAAGGGCGAGACCGACGGCGCGTTCGGGCACCGCCACACCCTGGTGTGCGGCTGGCGGGTCACCGGCGAGATCGACCTCGACGCCCTCCAGGGGGCCCTGGACGACGTCGTGGCCCGCCACGAGGTGCTGCGCACCGCGGTACTGAGCGACGACGAGGGCGGCCACCAGGCCGTCCGTCCGCCGTCCCCGGTCGCCCTGGAGGTGCGCGACCTGGGTGCCGAGGGCGAGGCGCCGCGCGAGGTGCGTGCCGAGGAGTTCCTGAACGAGCTCGACGCCCGCCCCTTCGACGTACGTGAACTGCCGCACCTGCGCGCCGCCGTGGGCCGCTTCGACCAGGCCGACGCGGTCCTGGTGCTGGCCACCCACCACACCTCCACCGACGCGTGGTCCCTCCAGGTCGTCATGCGCGATCTCGCCGCCGCCTACGCCGCCCGTGTCGAGGACCGGCCGGCCGGGGCCGCCGAGGCCGCGCAGTACCGGGAGTTCGCCCGCTGGCAGCAGGACACCGCCGGGAGCGGACGCGTGGAGTCCGCCCGCGCCTACTGGCGCGAGCGGCTCGCGGGCGCCGAGATCACCGGCATCACCTCCGACCGGCCGCGCGACGAGAACCTGGCGAGCGCCTACGGCGTGCACCGCTTCGTCTTCGACGCCGAGCTGTCCTCGGCCGTGCTCGAGTTCGCCAAGACCACGCGCTCCACGCCGTTCATGGTGATGGCCGCCGCCTACAGCGCGCTGCTGCGCGAGCGCACCGGCACCGCCGACGTCGTCTTCCCGACCTTCTCCTCCGGCCGCTACGACGAGCGCTTCACCGAGTCGGTCGGCCCGTTCTTCAACTTCGTGCCCATCCGGATCGACACCACCGGCTGCGCCTCCCTGGGCGAGGTGCTGGAGCGCGCACGCACCGCCTGCGTCGGCGCCTACCAGCACGAGATCCCGTTCGCCCGGATCGCGGAGGACAGCCCCGCGCTGCTCGCCCCGTTCGCCGACGGCTTCCTCGCCGTCGTCGCCTTCGAGGTGCTGCAGACCGCCTTCCCCATGGAGGGGAGCCGCTCCGGCGGCCTTGAGTTCACCGAGATCCGCGCCCGCCACCTGTCGCAGCAGGTCAGCTCGGCCATCCCGGACGGCGGCCTGTGGGCGATGGACGTGCTGCCGAGCGGGGAGCTCGCGGGCAGCCTGAAGTTCGACCACAACCGCTTCGACGAGTCCACCGCCGTCGAACTGGTGGCCCGGTTCCGCGAACTGCTGCGCACGCTGGCCGACGCGCCCCACACGCCGCTGTCCTGA
- a CDS encoding acyl-CoA dehydrogenase family protein: protein MTTLAPFAPVAPPEPDLTPDEIVARAEALAATLVERQAETERRGFYAEDTHEAFARAGFYRILVPRRYGGYEFGPETFMKVSMALARGCPSTGWMYLFGAAHALVVGTLFDEATQAELFANGDFVCPATVAPSGSARPDGEDGWIVDGTWGYCSGAPYATHFIGHTLVSPGEGEPPAPMLFIAPRAEFERLDDWGAQLGLKGSGSHSIRIRDGRIPGRFTLGGHLSQMAITERTPGRTLHGPEYGGGPLSFMLLELGVLAVGMAKGALDAYEELMRARTTAFFPIVPRTEDPDYQFRYGEATGMIAAAEAAVLHATQQWQALCLKEAAAFTREEELRLATISREAVRLAWRAVEGQLFPTAGSSSVRAGERVERVWRDLSTLHSHAGNGVFLSSLANRELAQAHFGTACP from the coding sequence ATGACCACCCTGGCCCCCTTCGCCCCCGTGGCTCCCCCGGAGCCCGACCTGACCCCCGACGAGATCGTCGCCCGGGCCGAGGCCCTGGCCGCGACCCTGGTCGAGCGGCAGGCCGAGACCGAGCGGCGCGGCTTCTACGCCGAGGACACCCACGAGGCGTTCGCCCGCGCCGGCTTCTACCGCATCCTCGTGCCGCGCCGGTACGGCGGGTACGAGTTCGGCCCCGAGACCTTCATGAAGGTCTCCATGGCGCTGGCCCGCGGCTGCCCGTCGACCGGCTGGATGTACCTCTTCGGCGCCGCGCACGCGCTGGTGGTGGGCACCCTCTTCGACGAGGCCACGCAGGCCGAGCTGTTCGCGAACGGCGACTTCGTCTGCCCCGCCACGGTCGCACCGTCCGGTTCCGCCCGGCCCGACGGCGAGGACGGCTGGATCGTCGACGGCACCTGGGGCTACTGCTCGGGCGCGCCGTACGCGACCCACTTCATCGGCCACACCCTGGTCTCCCCGGGCGAGGGCGAACCGCCCGCGCCGATGCTGTTCATCGCCCCGCGCGCGGAGTTCGAGCGCCTCGACGACTGGGGCGCCCAGCTCGGCCTCAAGGGCAGCGGATCGCACAGCATCCGCATCCGGGACGGCCGTATCCCGGGCCGCTTCACCCTCGGCGGGCACCTCAGCCAGATGGCGATCACCGAGCGGACGCCGGGCCGGACCCTGCACGGTCCCGAGTACGGCGGCGGCCCGCTCAGCTTCATGCTGCTGGAGCTCGGCGTCCTCGCCGTCGGCATGGCCAAGGGCGCGCTGGACGCGTACGAGGAGCTGATGCGGGCCCGGACGACGGCGTTCTTCCCGATCGTCCCGCGCACCGAGGACCCCGACTACCAGTTCCGCTACGGCGAGGCCACCGGCATGATCGCCGCCGCCGAGGCCGCGGTGCTCCACGCCACCCAGCAGTGGCAGGCGCTGTGCCTGAAGGAGGCCGCGGCCTTCACCCGCGAGGAGGAACTGCGGTTGGCCACCATCAGCCGTGAGGCCGTGCGCCTCGCCTGGCGGGCGGTCGAGGGCCAGCTGTTCCCCACCGCCGGATCCAGCTCGGTGCGCGCGGGCGAGCGCGTGGAGCGGGTCTGGCGCGACCTGTCCACCCTGCACAGCCATGCCGGCAACGGCGTCTTCCTCTCCTCGCTCGCCAACCGCGAACTCGCCCAGGCCCACTTCGGCACCGCCTGCCCATGA
- a CDS encoding MMPL family transporter has translation MRARLERCAAVPGGRRGKWLVLATWLIAVMAFGALAGKLGEVQDTSANAFLPRGAESALVNTELEKFRTDELAPAVVVYSTEGTLDDRVRSEVEADRAAFAKVAAQGEQVSPAVESKDRKALMVVVPLLNDEQAEVADRIEELRGIADAQAPPGLDTQVGGPAASIADAFTVFGHLDGTLMMATGFIVVVLLLLTYRSPVLWLFPALAVAFASVLTQAGTYLFAKYAGLQVDPQSSGVLMVLVFGVGTDYALLLIARYREELHRLEDRHEAMKAALRRSGSAILASAGTVAVGLACLGFADINSSRSMGLVGVIGVAFGFLAMVTILPALLVIAGRWVFWPLVPRHGAAPRASRPIWERVGKSVAARPRRSWIASLAATGALALCALGLDMGLSQTDWFQTKPESVVAQEKLSAHFPSGAADPATIIVKTADADEATRAAQGTKGVVEVTTAARTADGELTQLAAVLAGEPDSEAAKSTVEALREKIDGPVGGTAAQALDKETATARDLKVVVPLVLLVVLLVLVWLLKSLVAPLVLLATVVVSYFAALGASNLIFENVMGYPGVDWTIPLLGFVFLVALGIDYNIFLMHRVKEEAAVHGHDRGVLIGLSSTGGVITSAGLVLAATFAVFAGLPLVAMAQMGFVVCIGILIDTFLVRTVLVPALALDIGPRFWAPGALSKELAAREPKASARAEERELENV, from the coding sequence ATGCGAGCAAGGCTCGAGCGATGTGCCGCCGTGCCCGGCGGCCGTCGCGGAAAATGGCTGGTCCTCGCGACCTGGCTCATCGCGGTGATGGCTTTCGGCGCGCTGGCCGGCAAGCTCGGCGAGGTCCAGGACACCAGCGCCAACGCCTTCCTGCCGCGGGGCGCCGAGTCGGCCCTGGTCAACACGGAACTGGAGAAGTTCCGCACCGACGAGCTGGCTCCGGCCGTCGTCGTCTACAGCACCGAGGGCACCCTCGACGACCGGGTCCGCAGCGAGGTCGAGGCCGACCGCGCCGCCTTCGCGAAGGTCGCCGCCCAGGGCGAGCAGGTGTCGCCGGCGGTCGAGTCGAAGGACCGCAAGGCCCTCATGGTGGTCGTGCCGCTGCTCAACGACGAGCAGGCCGAGGTCGCCGACAGGATCGAAGAGCTCCGCGGCATCGCGGACGCCCAGGCGCCGCCGGGGCTCGACACCCAGGTCGGCGGCCCCGCGGCGTCCATCGCCGACGCGTTCACCGTGTTCGGCCACCTCGACGGCACGCTGATGATGGCCACCGGCTTCATCGTGGTCGTGCTGCTCCTGCTCACCTACCGCAGCCCCGTGCTGTGGCTCTTCCCCGCCCTCGCCGTCGCCTTCGCCTCGGTGCTGACCCAGGCGGGCACCTACCTGTTCGCCAAGTACGCGGGCCTGCAGGTGGACCCGCAGAGCTCGGGCGTCCTGATGGTGCTCGTCTTCGGTGTCGGGACCGACTACGCGCTGCTGCTCATCGCCCGCTACCGCGAGGAACTGCACCGCCTGGAGGACCGTCACGAGGCGATGAAGGCGGCCCTGCGCCGCTCCGGCTCCGCGATCCTCGCCTCCGCGGGGACCGTCGCGGTCGGCCTGGCCTGCCTCGGCTTCGCCGACATCAACTCCTCCCGGTCCATGGGCCTGGTCGGCGTGATCGGTGTCGCGTTCGGCTTCCTCGCGATGGTCACGATCCTGCCGGCGCTGCTGGTGATCGCGGGCCGCTGGGTGTTCTGGCCGCTGGTGCCGCGCCACGGCGCGGCCCCCCGTGCGTCGCGCCCGATCTGGGAGCGCGTCGGCAAGAGCGTCGCGGCCCGGCCGCGCCGCTCGTGGATCGCGTCGCTGGCGGCCACCGGCGCCCTGGCCCTGTGCGCGCTCGGCCTCGACATGGGCCTGAGCCAGACCGACTGGTTCCAGACCAAGCCGGAGTCGGTCGTCGCCCAGGAGAAGCTCTCGGCGCACTTCCCCTCGGGCGCCGCCGACCCGGCGACGATCATCGTGAAGACGGCGGACGCGGACGAGGCCACCCGGGCCGCCCAGGGCACGAAGGGCGTCGTCGAGGTCACCACCGCCGCCCGCACTGCGGACGGCGAGCTCACCCAGCTGGCCGCCGTCCTGGCGGGAGAGCCCGACAGCGAGGCGGCCAAGAGCACCGTCGAGGCCCTGCGCGAGAAGATCGACGGACCCGTCGGCGGCACGGCCGCCCAGGCCCTGGACAAGGAGACCGCCACCGCGCGCGACCTGAAGGTGGTGGTCCCGCTCGTCCTGCTCGTCGTCCTGCTGGTCCTGGTCTGGCTGCTGAAGTCGCTGGTCGCCCCGCTGGTCCTGCTGGCGACGGTCGTCGTGTCGTACTTCGCCGCACTCGGCGCCTCGAACCTGATCTTCGAGAACGTCATGGGATACCCCGGCGTCGACTGGACGATCCCGCTGCTGGGCTTCGTCTTCCTCGTCGCGCTCGGCATCGACTACAACATCTTCCTCATGCACCGCGTGAAGGAGGAGGCGGCCGTGCACGGTCACGACCGGGGCGTCCTGATCGGGCTGAGCAGCACCGGCGGCGTGATCACCTCGGCCGGTCTGGTGCTGGCCGCGACCTTCGCGGTCTTCGCCGGGCTGCCGCTGGTGGCCATGGCCCAGATGGGCTTCGTCGTCTGCATCGGCATCCTGATCGACACCTTCCTGGTCCGCACGGTCCTGGTGCCGGCGCTCGCACTCGACATCGGCCCGCGCTTCTGGGCGCCGGGCGCCCTGTCCAAGGAGCTCGCGGCCCGGGAACCGAAGGCGTCCGCGCGCGCGGAGGAGCGTGAGCTCGAGAACGTGTGA
- a CDS encoding methyltransferase, with amino-acid sequence MSDEGGSAAKLWSMASLGTPMAVRVAATLRIADHLDAGRRTAPELAETVGAHPGALDRLLRYLAVRGVLVRDDAGRYALTPLGEPLREDHPAGIRAWFDIEGAGRGELSFVELLHSVRTGEAAFPVRYGREYWEDLTAEPGRAASFNKLLGEDVAVRAPGVVAGFDWAALGHVVDVGGGDGSLLASLLAANPALRGTVVDLPDAAQAAKERFAASGLGERADAVAGSFFDPLPAGAGGYVLSLVLHDWDDESAVAILRRCAEAAGEGGSVLVIESIGATGDAPHTGMDLRMLCVYGAKERGVAEFSALAAAAGLDVAAVHPAGPSAIIELTVAR; translated from the coding sequence TTGAGCGACGAGGGCGGTTCGGCCGCCAAGCTGTGGTCCATGGCGAGCCTGGGCACTCCGATGGCCGTACGGGTGGCGGCGACCCTGCGCATCGCCGACCACCTCGACGCGGGCCGCCGCACCGCGCCGGAACTGGCCGAGACCGTCGGCGCGCACCCCGGGGCACTGGACAGGCTGCTGCGCTACCTCGCGGTCCGGGGCGTGCTGGTGCGCGACGACGCCGGGCGCTACGCGCTCACGCCGCTGGGCGAGCCGCTGCGGGAGGACCACCCCGCCGGGATCCGCGCCTGGTTCGACATCGAGGGCGCCGGCCGCGGCGAACTGTCCTTCGTCGAGCTGCTGCACAGCGTCCGCACGGGGGAGGCGGCCTTCCCGGTGCGCTACGGGCGCGAGTACTGGGAGGACCTGACCGCGGAGCCCGGCCGCGCCGCCTCTTTCAACAAGCTGCTGGGCGAGGACGTGGCGGTGCGGGCGCCGGGTGTGGTCGCCGGTTTCGACTGGGCGGCGCTCGGCCATGTCGTCGACGTCGGCGGCGGGGACGGCTCCCTGCTGGCCTCGCTGCTGGCGGCCAACCCGGCGCTGCGCGGCACGGTCGTGGATCTTCCCGACGCAGCGCAGGCCGCCAAGGAGCGGTTCGCCGCGTCCGGGCTGGGGGAGCGCGCCGACGCGGTGGCCGGAAGCTTCTTCGACCCGCTGCCCGCGGGCGCCGGCGGCTATGTGCTCTCGCTGGTCCTGCACGACTGGGACGACGAGTCCGCGGTCGCGATCCTGCGGCGCTGCGCCGAAGCCGCGGGCGAGGGCGGCTCGGTCCTGGTGATCGAGTCCATCGGCGCCACCGGGGACGCCCCGCACACCGGAATGGACCTGCGCATGCTCTGCGTCTACGGCGCGAAGGAACGCGGCGTCGCCGAGTTCTCCGCGCTCGCGGCTGCGGCCGGTCTCGACGTCGCAGCGGTCCACCCGGCCGGCCCGTCGGCGATCATCGAGCTGACCGTCGCCCGATGA
- a CDS encoding non-ribosomal peptide synthetase has product MVSTSIHERFAAQARRTPDAVAVSCGAAALTYRQLDERANRLAHRLLRSGVGPEDPVAVLMERSPDVVVSMLAALKAGACYLPLHSAHPPERMQQTLDRAGSPVLLADEAMGLRGLPRTRSVVFPAADTPAEPTTDPAADPAVPTGPDRLAYVMHTSGSTGEPKGVAVTHRGVLGLVDDSGWDGGAHRRVLALAPYAFGVSTYELWVPLLRGGQVVLPPPGDLDVRMVRRLIAAEDITALHVTAGLFRLFADEAPDSFATVREVLTGGDVISPTAVQRVLDACPDLVVRAMYGATEVSSFAAYATLTAPYEPTAAIPVGRPMDTVDARLLDEDLRPVPDGEVGELYIAGERLARGYHRRPDLTAERFVRDPAGALMYRTGDLMRRGPRGMLEFTGRVGDQVKIRGFRVEPAEVEHLLARQPGVAHAAVVAREQGDGERHLVAYVVPRTAGLDTAGLRAVAAGALPDYMVPSAFVELAALPLTANGKLDRAALPAPATPHPAAGPAARNERQDALCALFARVLGIPGVGVDDSFFALGGQSLQAMRLASRIESELGLDVSVGDVLNHPTVAELDRRLQELAAAAEPAEAGR; this is encoded by the coding sequence ATGGTCTCCACCTCGATTCACGAACGCTTCGCCGCCCAGGCGCGCCGGACGCCCGACGCGGTGGCGGTGTCCTGCGGCGCCGCCGCACTGACCTACCGTCAGCTCGACGAGCGGGCCAACCGGCTCGCCCACCGGCTCCTGCGGTCCGGTGTCGGGCCGGAGGACCCGGTCGCCGTGCTCATGGAGCGCTCGCCGGACGTGGTGGTCTCGATGCTGGCCGCGCTCAAGGCCGGCGCCTGCTACCTGCCGCTGCACAGCGCCCACCCGCCGGAGCGCATGCAGCAGACCCTGGACCGGGCCGGGTCCCCCGTACTGCTCGCCGACGAGGCGATGGGCCTGCGCGGCCTGCCGCGCACCCGCAGTGTGGTCTTCCCGGCGGCGGACACGCCGGCGGAGCCCACCACGGACCCCGCCGCGGACCCCGCCGTGCCGACGGGCCCGGACCGGCTCGCGTACGTCATGCACACCTCCGGCTCGACCGGCGAGCCGAAGGGCGTCGCGGTCACGCACCGCGGCGTGCTCGGCCTCGTCGACGACTCGGGCTGGGACGGCGGCGCGCACCGGCGCGTCCTGGCGCTCGCGCCGTACGCCTTCGGCGTCTCCACCTACGAACTGTGGGTGCCCCTGCTGCGCGGCGGGCAGGTCGTGCTCCCGCCGCCGGGCGACCTGGACGTGCGCATGGTGCGCCGGCTCATCGCGGCCGAGGACATCACCGCGCTGCACGTGACCGCGGGCCTGTTCCGCCTCTTCGCGGACGAGGCGCCCGACAGCTTCGCCACCGTGCGCGAGGTGCTCACCGGCGGTGACGTGATCTCCCCGACGGCCGTGCAGCGCGTCCTCGACGCCTGCCCCGACCTCGTCGTACGCGCCATGTACGGTGCCACCGAGGTGTCCTCGTTCGCCGCGTACGCCACCCTCACCGCGCCCTACGAGCCGACGGCGGCGATCCCCGTCGGCCGCCCGATGGACACCGTCGACGCACGGCTGCTCGACGAGGACCTGCGGCCGGTCCCGGACGGCGAGGTCGGTGAGCTGTACATCGCGGGTGAGCGGCTGGCCCGCGGCTACCACCGGCGACCGGACCTCACCGCCGAACGCTTCGTCCGGGACCCGGCCGGCGCGCTGATGTACCGCACCGGCGACCTCATGCGCCGAGGCCCCCGGGGCATGCTGGAGTTCACCGGGCGGGTCGGCGACCAGGTCAAGATCCGCGGCTTCCGCGTGGAGCCCGCCGAGGTGGAGCACCTACTGGCGCGCCAGCCGGGCGTGGCGCACGCCGCCGTCGTCGCACGCGAGCAGGGGGACGGCGAGCGGCACCTCGTGGCCTACGTCGTGCCCAGGACCGCCGGGCTGGACACGGCGGGACTGCGGGCGGTCGCGGCCGGTGCGCTCCCCGACTACATGGTGCCCTCCGCGTTCGTCGAGCTCGCCGCACTGCCCCTGACGGCCAACGGGAAGCTGGACCGCGCGGCGCTGCCCGCGCCCGCCACCCCGCACCCGGCCGCCGGCCCGGCGGCCCGCAACGAGCGGCAGGACGCGCTGTGCGCACTGTTCGCCCGGGTCCTCGGCATACCCGGTGTGGGAGTCGACGACAGCTTCTTCGCCCTCGGCGGGCAGTCGCTGCAGGCCATGCGCCTCGCCTCCCGCATCGAGTCGGAGCTGGGCCTCGACGTGTCGGTCGGCGACGTGCTCAACCACCCGACGGTCGCCGAACTCGACCGCCGCCTGCAGGAGCTCGCGGCGGCGGCCGAGCCGGCGGAGGCCGGACGATGA
- a CDS encoding MbtH family NRPS accessory protein — protein sequence MTRRPAGRGAAAHRFLVLTNTLGGHSLWPAALDAPVGWPVAHGPAVRAECLDFISRTASPGHTVRRATAARTSPLPPRALRPRP from the coding sequence ATGACGCGCCGGCCAGCCGGCCGCGGCGCCGCGGCGCACCGGTTCCTCGTGCTCACCAACACCCTCGGCGGGCACTCCCTGTGGCCCGCGGCCCTGGACGCCCCCGTCGGCTGGCCCGTCGCCCACGGCCCGGCCGTGCGCGCGGAGTGCCTCGACTTCATCAGCCGTACCGCGAGCCCCGGCCACACCGTGCGCCGGGCGACCGCCGCCCGGACCTCACCGCTGCCCCCGCGGGCGCTTCGCCCACGACCCTGA
- a CDS encoding alpha/beta fold hydrolase produces MNTVQSADGTTIAYDRSGEGEPLILVGGSFSERAHPTMTQLAGELAPHFTVFNYDRRGRGDSGDAAEYAVEREIEDLAALIAEAGGSARVFGLSAGGALALKAAAAGLGITQVALYDPPFVVDETGPRPPAGFTEKLAELSASDRRGEAVECFMVEGMGAPAEAVAGMKHAPFWAGLEALAHTLPYDTTILGQDFALPSEELGSLSVPVYVVHGGEADAWLQASAKATAEAIPGAQRHTLAGQGIAVDPAVLAPRLKDFFAG; encoded by the coding sequence ATGAACACGGTCCAGTCCGCTGACGGCACAACGATCGCCTACGACCGCTCGGGCGAGGGCGAACCGCTCATCCTGGTGGGCGGTTCCTTCAGCGAGCGCGCGCATCCGACCATGACGCAGCTGGCCGGGGAACTGGCCCCCCACTTCACCGTCTTCAACTACGACCGCCGCGGCCGCGGGGACAGCGGCGACGCGGCCGAGTACGCCGTGGAGCGGGAGATCGAGGACCTCGCGGCGCTCATCGCCGAAGCCGGCGGCTCCGCCAGGGTGTTCGGCCTGTCGGCCGGTGGCGCCCTGGCGCTGAAGGCCGCCGCCGCCGGTCTCGGCATCACCCAGGTCGCCCTCTACGACCCGCCGTTCGTCGTCGACGAGACCGGCCCGCGCCCGCCGGCCGGCTTCACCGAGAAGCTCGCCGAGCTCAGCGCCTCGGACCGCCGCGGCGAGGCCGTCGAGTGCTTCATGGTCGAGGGCATGGGCGCACCGGCCGAGGCGGTCGCCGGGATGAAGCACGCCCCGTTCTGGGCGGGGCTGGAGGCCCTGGCCCACACGCTGCCCTACGACACCACGATCCTGGGCCAGGACTTCGCCCTGCCGTCCGAGGAACTGGGTTCCCTCTCGGTGCCGGTGTACGTGGTCCACGGCGGCGAGGCCGACGCGTGGCTGCAGGCGTCGGCGAAGGCCACCGCGGAGGCGATTCCGGGTGCCCAGCGCCACACCCTGGCCGGCCAGGGCATCGCCGTCGACCCGGCCGTCCTCGCGCCCCGGCTGAAGGACTTCTTCGCCGGCTGA
- a CDS encoding acyltransferase family protein: MNPKRAAAPAHQTKRVGGLDGVRALCALGVAGVHTSFAAGVMGAYTMPPGNEVLATLLAGLRPLALGPFFVLSGMLLYRPFARWTLTGADRPRIGPFLAKRLARLWPAYVLLALVCVFLLNLDAVDGPWYVLRPILMLQVYDYTWIAGMDPAWTVPAEMQYYLALPLLAALMHRLAKGVSDPVRKARRMMVPLALVTVGSAVWTYYIHRPEMGVYPEEYWWPLAVGGAFALGMAMAVLHVLAEIKPDDKPALYRVAGNHPLLFWVGALAVYAFNCTQPFGRPGYGDYEGVGLALTQYFLLLVFSYLMVMPLSIPGAKSRVVDAIVANPVSRYLGRISYGIYLWHFAIMYFWFETGSVFGTQPALMHQLRGTIGFPELMSAVLVGSILAATVSHYLVERPIVNAVGKWAARKDRPATPAAGSRDAYTVAGPR, translated from the coding sequence GTGAATCCCAAGCGGGCCGCGGCACCGGCCCACCAGACCAAGCGTGTCGGGGGACTTGACGGTGTCCGCGCGCTGTGTGCCCTCGGTGTGGCGGGTGTCCACACGTCCTTCGCCGCCGGAGTCATGGGCGCCTACACGATGCCGCCGGGCAACGAGGTGCTGGCCACCCTGCTGGCCGGTCTGCGGCCGCTGGCACTGGGCCCCTTCTTCGTGCTCTCCGGCATGCTGCTCTACCGGCCCTTCGCCCGCTGGACCCTCACCGGCGCCGACCGCCCGCGGATCGGCCCCTTCCTGGCCAAGCGCCTGGCCCGGCTGTGGCCCGCGTACGTGCTGCTCGCGCTGGTCTGCGTGTTCCTGCTGAACCTCGACGCCGTCGACGGACCCTGGTACGTCCTGCGGCCGATACTGATGCTCCAGGTCTACGACTACACCTGGATCGCCGGCATGGACCCCGCCTGGACCGTTCCGGCCGAGATGCAGTACTACCTCGCCCTGCCGCTGCTCGCGGCGCTCATGCACCGGCTCGCCAAGGGGGTGAGCGACCCGGTGCGCAAGGCGCGCCGGATGATGGTCCCGCTGGCCCTGGTCACGGTGGGCTCCGCGGTGTGGACGTACTACATCCACCGGCCGGAGATGGGCGTCTACCCGGAGGAGTACTGGTGGCCGCTGGCCGTGGGCGGCGCGTTCGCCCTCGGTATGGCGATGGCCGTCCTGCACGTCCTCGCGGAGATCAAGCCGGACGACAAGCCCGCCCTGTACCGGGTCGCCGGCAACCACCCGCTGCTGTTCTGGGTCGGCGCACTGGCCGTCTACGCCTTCAACTGCACCCAGCCGTTCGGCCGCCCGGGCTACGGCGACTACGAGGGCGTGGGTCTCGCGCTGACCCAGTACTTCCTGCTGCTGGTCTTCTCCTACCTGATGGTGATGCCGCTGTCGATCCCCGGGGCCAAGTCGCGGGTGGTCGACGCGATCGTCGCCAACCCGGTCTCCCGGTACCTCGGCCGGATCTCGTACGGCATCTATCTGTGGCACTTCGCGATCATGTACTTCTGGTTCGAGACCGGCAGCGTCTTCGGCACCCAGCCGGCCCTGATGCACCAGCTGCGGGGCACCATCGGCTTCCCCGAGCTGATGTCCGCGGTGCTCGTCGGCAGCATCCTCGCCGCGACCGTCAGCCACTACCTGGTCGAGCGTCCCATCGTGAACGCCGTCGGGAAGTGGGCCGCCCGCAAGGACCGCCCGGCGACGCCCGCCGCCGGTTCGCGGGACGCCTACACCGTCGCGGGACCGCGCTGA